The following proteins are co-located in the Maridesulfovibrio sp. genome:
- a CDS encoding response regulator produces MKTILIVDDDPKMLELLKHYLRKEEVTTLAATDGEKGLSLFESNPVDLVIIDIFMPNMDGIQTIMELKQKKPECSILVISGGGEFTGLEYLKQAKALGAKEALVKPFTQNDFLSTVHSMLN; encoded by the coding sequence ATGAAGACTATTCTGATCGTTGATGACGACCCTAAGATGCTTGAACTGCTCAAGCACTACCTCAGAAAAGAAGAGGTTACCACTCTCGCTGCAACAGACGGCGAGAAAGGTCTGTCCTTATTTGAATCCAATCCGGTGGATCTGGTCATCATTGACATTTTCATGCCGAATATGGATGGCATCCAGACCATCATGGAATTAAAGCAGAAAAAACCGGAATGCAGCATTCTGGTCATATCCGGCGGTGGAGAATTTACAGGTCTTGAGTACCTGAAACAAGCCAAGGCCCTTGGGGCAAAAGAGGCACTGGTCAAACCGTTTACCCAGAACGATTTCCTGAGCACAGTGCACTCTATGCTGAATTAA
- a CDS encoding Hpt domain-containing protein: MNETDSPERFDLQSALDRFSGDHELLEEAIEIFIEEAVKHLSAIKTSIEHGNLKEASASSHTLKSECGAVGAIQAHSLSYALEKGAAKGDMEESLEIFPQLAKEIALAIELLPEASSQLHLQLKTGY, from the coding sequence ATGAACGAAACTGATTCCCCTGAACGCTTTGACCTGCAAAGTGCATTGGATAGATTCTCAGGTGATCATGAATTATTGGAAGAGGCTATTGAGATCTTTATAGAAGAAGCAGTTAAGCACCTTTCTGCAATCAAGACTAGTATCGAGCATGGCAACCTGAAAGAAGCATCCGCCAGCTCCCACACCCTGAAAAGTGAATGCGGTGCTGTAGGTGCTATTCAAGCCCATTCACTGAGCTATGCCTTGGAAAAGGGCGCGGCAAAAGGTGACATGGAAGAGTCCTTGGAAATTTTCCCTCAACTGGCAAAAGAAATTGCATTGGCCATAGAGCTCCTGCCGGAAGCCAGCAGCCAGTTGCACTTACAACTAAAAACAGGTTATTAA
- the htpG gene encoding molecular chaperone HtpG yields the protein MTAQTEKFEFKAEVNQLLDILVHSLYTNREIFLRELVSNASDALDKMRFAINSNPELEDEVEPEILIAYDEEKKTVTVTDTGIGMTREEVMTNIGTIAHSGSAEFVKQAAGSKESLDSLIGRFGVGFYSIFMVSDHVVVRTKSYLKDEPAIQWVSDGKNAYELTEVEAEMDHGTIIEIHLNEDNAGRFGSDDKLKDIVKRHSNFVSFPIMIGGERVNTVSALWREPKFQIKQEQYEEFYKFLTYDVQPPIDTLHFSVDAPVQFNSLLFIPENDLDIFGMDRDNWGLDLYVRRVLIEKQNKNLLPEYLSFIKGVVDTEDLPLNISRETLQDNLLIGKISATLTKQVLGQLEKLANDDAEKYAKFWKAHSKIFKAGHMDFLNRDKYAKLLRFDSSKAEANTLVSFADYIERAKEDQKEIYYSFVASREAANLNPHLEIFRNKDIEVLYLYEPIDEFVMESIREHEGFNFVAAEYADLEKLDKFESAKKEDEPEPLSEEQEKDMEALIAKMKEVLGEQVSEVKVSERLSDSPCRLVNPDGAMTSSMEKLMKAMNKDSSIPTKTMEVNADHPLLRSMLEIFKVNPDDEFIALSSNQLLESALLLEGYLNDPHALVGRIQSLLTKAGGWYAELEKKN from the coding sequence ATGACTGCCCAGACAGAAAAATTCGAATTCAAGGCTGAAGTTAACCAGCTGCTGGACATCCTGGTCCACTCACTCTACACCAACCGCGAAATTTTCCTGCGCGAACTGGTTTCCAACGCATCCGATGCCCTCGATAAAATGCGTTTTGCCATCAACAGCAATCCCGAGCTGGAAGATGAAGTGGAACCCGAAATCCTCATCGCCTACGACGAAGAGAAGAAGACCGTAACCGTGACCGACACCGGTATCGGCATGACCCGCGAAGAAGTCATGACCAACATCGGAACCATCGCTCATTCCGGTTCTGCTGAATTCGTCAAACAGGCTGCCGGCTCCAAAGAAAGCCTTGATTCCCTTATCGGCCGTTTCGGTGTCGGTTTCTACTCCATCTTCATGGTTTCCGACCACGTTGTTGTGCGCACCAAGTCTTACCTCAAAGACGAACCTGCAATCCAGTGGGTCTCCGATGGCAAGAACGCATATGAACTCACTGAAGTTGAAGCTGAAATGGATCATGGTACCATCATCGAGATCCACCTCAATGAAGACAATGCCGGACGCTTCGGTTCCGACGACAAACTTAAAGACATCGTCAAACGCCACTCCAACTTTGTATCTTTCCCGATCATGATCGGCGGCGAACGCGTTAACACCGTATCCGCCCTCTGGCGTGAACCAAAATTCCAGATCAAACAGGAGCAGTACGAAGAATTCTACAAATTCCTGACCTACGACGTGCAGCCTCCCATTGATACCCTGCACTTTTCCGTAGACGCTCCGGTACAGTTCAACTCCCTGCTTTTCATCCCTGAAAATGACCTCGACATTTTCGGCATGGACCGCGACAACTGGGGCCTTGATCTCTACGTACGCCGCGTGCTCATCGAAAAGCAGAACAAAAACCTGCTCCCCGAGTACCTGAGCTTCATCAAGGGTGTGGTCGACACCGAAGACCTGCCCCTCAACATCTCCCGCGAGACCCTGCAGGACAACCTGCTCATCGGTAAAATCAGCGCAACCCTGACCAAGCAGGTTCTGGGACAGCTGGAAAAACTCGCTAATGATGATGCAGAAAAATACGCAAAATTCTGGAAAGCCCACTCCAAGATTTTCAAAGCCGGGCACATGGACTTCCTCAACCGTGACAAGTACGCCAAGCTGCTCCGCTTCGACTCTTCCAAAGCCGAAGCCAATACCCTTGTATCTTTTGCGGACTATATCGAACGCGCCAAGGAAGACCAGAAGGAAATCTACTACTCTTTTGTTGCCAGCCGCGAGGCCGCAAACCTCAACCCGCACCTCGAAATCTTCCGCAACAAGGATATCGAAGTACTCTACCTCTACGAACCCATTGATGAATTCGTCATGGAATCCATCCGTGAACACGAAGGTTTCAACTTTGTAGCCGCTGAGTATGCCGACCTTGAAAAGCTGGATAAATTCGAATCAGCTAAAAAAGAAGATGAGCCGGAACCGCTTTCCGAAGAACAGGAAAAAGATATGGAGGCACTCATCGCCAAGATGAAGGAAGTCCTCGGCGAACAGGTTTCTGAAGTAAAAGTTTCCGAACGTCTTTCCGACTCTCCCTGCCGTCTGGTCAACCCAGACGGAGCCATGACTTCTTCCATGGAAAAACTGATGAAGGCCATGAATAAAGACAGCTCCATCCCCACCAAGACCATGGAAGTGAACGCCGACCATCCGCTGCTGCGTTCCATGCTGGAAATCTTCAAGGTCAACCCTGATGACGAGTTCATCGCCCTTTCCTCTAACCAGCTGCTTGAATCCGCCCTGCTGCTGGAAGGCTACCTTAACGATCCCCATGCCTTAGTAGGCCGCATTCAGAGCCTGCTGACCAAGGCCGGCGGCTGGTATGCCGAGCTGGAAAAGAAAAACTAG
- a CDS encoding MerR family transcriptional regulator, with the protein MPDKKLLSIAEISRLLEVPESTLHYWKNRFAQYLPSTGRNRQKRFKSEAIEIFKIIASMLKQGHTAEDVMAELSRKYPVNVAIDPQGPELATPAAPVQIQQASLEPAIQLAAAMGTEIAKSINEGLKGMLSCMPQGAISEDVRACMDKANADLNAQNASIAGLKDENTQLKEKLSVMEAELVRLRKDRREMEKFLLDKLKAVTK; encoded by the coding sequence GTGCCAGACAAAAAACTTCTTTCCATCGCCGAAATTTCGCGCTTGCTGGAGGTACCAGAGTCAACCCTCCACTACTGGAAAAACCGTTTCGCCCAGTACCTGCCCAGTACCGGTCGCAACCGGCAAAAAAGATTCAAATCTGAAGCAATTGAAATTTTTAAAATTATCGCCTCCATGCTCAAACAGGGCCATACAGCCGAAGACGTTATGGCCGAACTTTCCCGCAAGTATCCGGTCAACGTAGCCATTGATCCGCAAGGACCGGAACTGGCAACACCGGCCGCCCCCGTTCAGATCCAGCAGGCCAGTTTGGAACCTGCCATCCAACTTGCCGCTGCCATGGGAACTGAAATCGCGAAATCTATCAATGAGGGCCTGAAGGGAATGCTCTCCTGCATGCCGCAGGGAGCAATATCCGAAGACGTAAGAGCCTGCATGGACAAGGCAAACGCCGACCTGAATGCCCAGAATGCAAGCATTGCAGGTTTAAAAGACGAAAACACACAGCTCAAAGAAAAACTTTCTGTGATGGAAGCAGAGCTGGTCCGGCTGCGCAAAGACCGCCGGGAAATGGAAAAGTTCCTCCTTGACAAGCTCAAAGCAGTAACTAAATAG
- a CDS encoding type III pantothenate kinase, giving the protein MSSETILLFDVGNTNTKIGFSTRDKIGPSFTLPTDPGGTADSWGLKLIEICRVAGFSNEDIIGGAVSSVVPPMNPILKRAVERFFPCELRFAPDSIPLALNNKYERPWEVGADRLVTAFAGRRISGSENLIVVDFGTATTFDCVVGMDYMGGLICPGVLSSTKALASGTAKLPHISLEIESDTIRPGKSTADSLNQGLIFGFAAMVEGLSERLGKTLGGEVELIATGGFASKIAEVCQAIDRVEPTLLLDGLRMAWFGSEK; this is encoded by the coding sequence TTGAGTTCGGAAACTATTTTACTTTTTGATGTGGGAAATACCAATACCAAAATCGGTTTTTCCACCCGTGATAAAATTGGCCCTTCATTCACTCTGCCCACCGATCCCGGGGGCACTGCGGATTCGTGGGGACTCAAGCTTATTGAAATCTGCCGGGTTGCCGGGTTCTCCAATGAAGACATCATCGGCGGAGCCGTATCCTCGGTTGTTCCGCCCATGAACCCTATACTGAAGCGGGCCGTGGAAAGATTTTTTCCCTGTGAGCTTCGTTTTGCGCCGGATTCCATTCCTCTGGCACTGAATAACAAGTATGAAAGGCCGTGGGAAGTCGGTGCAGACAGGCTGGTCACAGCTTTTGCGGGCCGCCGGATCAGCGGCAGCGAGAATCTCATTGTTGTCGATTTCGGCACTGCCACCACTTTCGACTGTGTGGTGGGCATGGATTATATGGGCGGATTGATCTGCCCCGGGGTGCTTTCTTCCACCAAGGCGCTGGCATCCGGGACCGCAAAACTGCCGCATATTTCTCTTGAGATCGAGTCCGATACCATCAGGCCGGGCAAGAGCACTGCAGACAGCCTTAACCAGGGGCTTATCTTCGGGTTCGCAGCCATGGTTGAAGGCTTGAGCGAGCGTTTGGGCAAGACTCTCGGCGGGGAGGTTGAGCTCATCGCCACCGGAGGGTTCGCCTCTAAGATAGCTGAAGTCTGTCAGGCCATTGACCGTGTGGAGCCGACCCTCCTTCTGGACGGGTTGCGCATGGCTTGGTTTGGCAGTGAAAAATAG